The genomic DNA GGTACAACCAAGGGCTGTATTTGTGGTTATTAAGCCATTCCTTCCTTGGCTCCGGAGTCTGGCAGAAAAACTCTTTATATTATATTAAGTTGTCTATCGCCTGcgatattttttattttcttcagcGGTGCCATAGCtacaaaccttaaacatcccataaaatatgCCCGCGTTCTCAGCAGCTGTACTCGCAACGTTACTAGGCAACGAAGCAGGTTGACTCACATTGCGCTGCAGAGGCActcctaaatgtaaatgattattgatttatgaatgaatggataggtggcttatttttggcatattgatttttatttatttctttttttcatttggcCTGGCGGGGGGTCTCCTTGGCCTGGCGGCCTGCCAGGCCTGTACAatggtaggggaaacactgtGAGTACAAACTACCCTCTTTCACctggttcatttatttatcttttgtCTTGTCAACAAATAATTTCCAGGCAATGTGACAGCCAGTGACATTAAGAGAGTAACCACCAAGATGCTGCGCAGTAAGCCCGCAGTAGCAGCTCTGGGAGACCTGACGGAGCTGCCCTCGTACGAACACATCCAGGCCGCTCTGACCAGCAAAGACGGACGTCTGCCCCGCATGTATCGCCTCTTCCGATAGACCCCCGTGGCCATCGAGCCAGTGGTCACTGGCAAACAACACTGtaaataaactggactggaagATTAAACCAGTGTTCCCTCCAGACTCCACACGGCTCACTCTGGGAGGGGACTAATACCCGGGCTCTCGATGGAATCTCTGAGAGTGAGGATTTTAAAGAAAAGTTCCATTTTACTCTACAGTAACCTTAGTCCACACACAGGTGCAGTATCTGTATTTATTGTTTGTGGTCAAGAAGccatatttctttatttactgtGATGGTTTGCAGGAGTTTGGCTTTCAAGGGACGATTCACCCACAAAGCCAACATTTAAGTGTTAATTTCCCGTTTAAAAACTGCAATACCAAGCTGTTTAAGTTTATGAATGAATGACGTTACAATGTGAAATCATCTTCAAAGTACATGAGCACATAGGCAAGAGGAGGGAGCAGCTAACGTCCCCAGCAGTTAGTTATTTTTGTATTGAACGATTACTTTTCTCTCAGATCTCTAAAATTCACTGAGCGCCACCTCGAGCTTTCTGCAAAGTGGATGGATcagaaaatgttgaacatgttAATATGTACAAGGGCACTTCATAATCAGCCTCCAGAGGTACAGGAGACACTATACACAGCAATGGTAAACTGAATAAAGAAATCCTTGGAAATGATGCGTTCACTGTGACAAACTCTCAGCTGTACCCAATTTGTCCACCAGACTGAAATCATGGTTTCTGTTATCGTTGTGTCTCAGATTGTCAGATTGAAACCATAAGTGAAAACActtcttttaatgtttttgtggttgtgttgaTGTCCTCgcaaattaaaaaatatctaATTTAACAAGACAAAGGAACTCTGAGTATCAAGGCGgcattgatcttctcatccaactgAAAGTgtaaagaagcatttccaagAATCCTCTTTAATAAAGTCTCCTCTGAGTTCAGGGGAATTTAGCCACTGACATTTGTCAGAAACGACATTTTGTAAAGTTTTATtgaacactcaaacacacagttggCTTCTGACCGCAGTGAATGTTAACATCCATGTACCAACAGGTAAATTCATTActtccaaaaataaaatgatttaaaaattTAAAGGGTCTCGTGTTGAGGCGTAATGGGCATAATTAAGACATCAAACAACTGTTTTAAACCGTTTATGTGACGTTAGGTGACATATAAAAAGACGGGTCCTGAGTAAGTGCAGACAAGACCCACAGGCACTTTGTTTTTGGAACAGACTGCTCTTCATGCCGGGATCGCAAGTTCCTTAATGtggtacatacagtacactgagGTTACAGCAGCCAGATGAGAGGTAAGGCATAAAGTTACAGTCTGTTGCAAAGGGATCGCTTGGCCTAATCAGAGGAAAAGTAGTGAAAGGCATTAACAGAATAAGCAAAAATGCACCATCTCTTTTATAGGAAGTGAGGTCCTTCAGAAGCACATTTGATCTCCCTGAAAttcaacagtaacagtaacatcCTGTTCATTCATGTTACGCTCTTGAATCCAACCTAAGGCTCCCTTTTTCAGTCGTATCTCTCAGCTCAGAATAAAATTCCAGTTAAAATCAACCGATGGCAGACACCTGCGTTATATCAAAAAGTGTCATGAAAATGCAGTTATGTTTGATAAGCTGCTGATAAATTCACAAGGCATTTGAACACTGATGTCgcattcagaaaaacaacattgtgGTTCGTGATGCTTTTCAAACACCCACAAAAAATTAGAAAATGGACGCAGTTACACAGAGCCTTTAAGGTTAGATCAGTTCATACTGGAGTGTGTGACTCAAGAGTAAGCCACAACGGTGCCTCCCCACCATTTCTGTCTCAGTCATGTTTGAGCAGAGGGGGCTGAAAAAACAAAGGCcagactgctgctgtgtctATCTCACCTCAAGGTCCCTGCCCTGAAGTACAGCCAGACACTTccaccaggacacacacacacacacacacacacacacaagcacacacacagttcccaACATTGCCCAACAGAGGGCACACTCTGCTCAGTTACCACAACCAGCACTGGGCTCTGTGTAGTATAAGACAACTCCGGTTTTCCTTTTGGTCCTCTGCTGCCCGCCTGGTTGTACATTCCAGTCTCTGGCACGTGCTGATCCAGCCTGGAGAGTTCATTTTAAGGGTTTAGGAGATGGCGCAGATGGTGCTGCTACTTTGGTTTTTCAtggcctccctcctcttcagctctctgGTGATCCTCCTCCTGATGCCCTCCAAGTACAAGCCTCGGTCAAACTGTCCCGCACCCAGGGGAATactaaacaacacaaacaaacaaacaaacaaacaacttgaCCCTTCTTATTAATGAAGCACCAGGTGTTGAGACAATTATTGGTGAAAAGTCGTCtttagaaaatgtgtttctagtcatgatttttaatttttttgcgaattttgtgaatttcccttggggatgattaaagtatctatctatctatctatctatctatctatctatctatctatctatctatctatctatctatctatctatctatctatctatcttcaTTACTTTTCTTAAAGCAAGAACCGAAAAGGATGGTGGCCAATAACGTCTATATACTGCATTGCTCAGTCATGCTGGttgtttacagaaatcaatACATCGAATGCTTATTTAACATGAGGACAACATTTCAAAGAACGGTTTTGAATGAGTGGCTCTAGGACTCACTTGTCTCTGCCTGGCCTGAGTTTGACCTGGAAGACTCCGATGACGGGCCGGTGGTCTGAGGTCTTGatgctggagcagctggtgtACTTGCCCACTTTTATGTCGTCAGCCTGCCTGCTCCTGAACAGGATCCTGTCCTGTCAACGCAAAGAGGTTCAACTCTGCTGAAAGCCACAAACTCAAACTGCAGAAGTCAGTTCAAACTTTTAACGAGAGGTGTATAACAGTTATTAAAAAGTGCCTTCTGCCAAACTTCTGGCATACTTTGGTGGCTCTATTAATAGAGCATCTGATTATTTCTAGTCACGAGGAGTGATTTTCTTGATCTTACTGTGTATGAAGGCGTTCTCTGTTTGGAAGTAGTGTCGTAGATATCGCAGCCGATGTCAAACTTGTATGTGGGGAGAAAGTGTATTGGTGCCTCTTGGAAGCCTTTAAAGATTGAAcctggagggagagagcagcACATTCGCAGGGTGAGAATCAATCAAACACAACAACCTACTTCCATCAATGCTTTTCAAAGTTTTCACAAAAATTTAGCCTCCTACACGCCAGCATACCATCATTCATTTCCTTGGTGAGCTGGTCGTGCTCCAACAGAGGGCCCATGTTGCCACCGACTGTGCGGTTCATGATGGTCTCCACGTCGACTCGGTCTTTACCCAGTCTAAAGTTAAAATCTCCGAACCAAAAGACCTGGTCGAATCTCGTGGTGACGTCAGCTGCAATTAGAAATGACACTGTTAATTATCAAATGTAGCTAGCATCAAGGCTTTAATCTGAACAAAGTATGACACCAGGTAACTTAAAAGAGTCGCACATGGTGTGGAGCGGTAAGGGTTGGTGTCTGGAAGGCCTTTTGGAAGAGCTAGAGCCTCGACGATCTTGTTGTAATCAAGTACTCTCTCGTAAACTTTGGCATCTCCAGCTGGAAGAAGAACAGAATAATACATGTAATAATACAACACATGAGACAGCCTGGTAGTGAATGTTGCAACGTTTAATTGCAAATATGGAATAAAAAGCCAGATGTAAATAATATGATGTAATATCTGTGGACATGCCAGTATGCTGAACGATATTACTGTTTCTTCTCCAgatgttgaagaaaaaaaatttcCCTTCTGTTGTCTTACTCTCACTATGTTGCCACATCTCTCCTAAACATTACAACAAATCTCCAGCCAGTTCTACCTAGAGCCATCCTGATAACAGCCTGCTGCTATAATGAATCACTGCTTCAGTGTGCAGCCTCCCTGTCTGTGGGGAAACTTCGCACTCACAGGTAAAATGggatgtgatgaagaggaaggaagtgCCAAAAAAGGTAAAGGCAATTCCCACAGCCCCTTTGGTCTTGATCTGAGAGATGATCCTGGTTGTGACTGTGGCATGCTCCACCTCTGTGTGGGTCAACAGAACAAATGTCGTGGTCAGTGTTGGAGCAGTAACAGCATAACCagaaccacaaaaacacaagcatgtgcagtgtgcagaaaataaacaatgtcAATACatcaaaatgataaatgaatCTCTCATTGTAACACTTTTATTTAAGACTAGATGTATCaccatcaaaaataaaatatcctCTTCCTCGTCTGCACCACACCAAAGCCATATAATCATAAAGCGAGTACATTCTCTCCAAAAATGTCGTTTATTAACTGTATCATGTGAAGGACTGACCTGAGCAGAACCAGATGAGATCTCGCCTGACAAATACAGTGAGATACAAAACaccatgtgatgctgcatacagCATGACGTAGTAAGGTCCCAGAGTCTCCTGAAGACGGGTCTCCCACTccctcctgaacacacacagatgtataaCGTCTCTACAGCCCTGATAGAATACAATGATAGATACAATGTAAAAACATAGCAAACCTGTCAGGACAGCCCTCCTGGACCCCAATAATATAAAAGTCTTGTGCAAATTCAGAGTCTGTTGGAAGGAGGAGATCATCTAAGTTGGCTGGAAGCCCctgaaaatgataaaaactCAGTTACAACTCAGTGACACAACAGCTCAGCAAGCTGCTGCATTCATAATTTCCTCGTACCTTCTCTCCCTGCATGTTCCACGTGGCTACGTAGATGCCTACTCTCCTGTCAGGGAAGTGGCGGTCCAGCTCCTCAGCCCCAAGCAGGGCACCGCTTCCCAGCACACTGCCCTCCAGAAAACTCCTGGAAAATATACAGGGAAGTCAGCACTTCTACTGCAGCCAATTTGCCTTGCAGGATGCAGACAGATTAGGGGAAAAAGCAAGACGCTTCTCTCAGATGTTATGTCAATAATCTAAAAATTAGACTTTTCCTACTGAGCACTGACTGTGTATTGAGTCTACAGACTAGGCCCATTTTTTGCCCCTAATCTTGTAAAAAACTATCCTGAACAAGCATCGCCTCTGATCCCATTTGATCCCCCCACCACTCGGCCACCTTCCCCTTTTCTCTTCAAGATGTGAGCACTGCAATGTAAAAATGTCTGGAGTCTGCATTTCAGGACAACTTAACATTCTGTCAGTGTTGCTTAAGGACTCACTCCTGATCGTGAACCAAGCTCCAAGATGCGCTATGCTAATGAGCTTCAAGCAGAGGGCACAATCAATACCAAAAAGCTTGTAGTGGATATAAGATACTGTACCTCATTGTTATGCAGTGCACATGCATGGTAACTTTCCTTTGAGCAATTTTCTTTTGGCAAAACGTAGTTCAAGTCTTGCCAGAGATCAGACTGACATAGGACTGACAAAGTAAGCCCTATGTGCTATGACAAGGCTGTATTATCCttgcaaaacataaaaatacgCACATCCACTTCCGTGTTTGGCTAGTTATATGTTATCACTGGACAAAATCTGAATTAGGACCATAGGTACTCTTGAAAGAGACATGCCTCTAATAGCCTTCACACATTGGGAGGAGTAAGCCTTACACAAGAGCCTTCACACCCAGCCTGAGGATGACTCCAGATACATTATCTACATGGTCTGCTGTGCCTACTGTACCTGTTCCTCACATCCTGGGGTCTGATGGGGCTAAGCACGCTGTAGGTGGACCTCATGGAGTTGACAGAGGCACTATCCGACCCCATGTTCTCCAGAAGCCGGCTGTCGCTCAGGTTCCTGTGGATTCTCTCCCCGAGCTTCTCTCTGGCCAGCACAGCATAATCCAAACAATCCCTGTCAATCCTATTAGCTGCCCTTAAAGTGGCTGATGCAAAGCGCTTCTCCAGAGCAGGAAGGGGCCCTGCGGGTTGCACTGGAGACAGACGCACCTTGGCGGACCTCGTCCAGTGGTCCGTGGGTTCGCTCTGCTGGCTGGGGGGTCTCCTTTCATACTCAGACAGactgctccctctgtctctgaacaCTGGGGATCCTGTGGTGACGGCAGAGAGGGGTCTCACATTGGTATCCTTGGTGTTCCTGATGGTGGCAGCACCGCTGAGAACAAGCCCACCTGGAGCTGGAACCATTTGGTCCTCTTTAAGCGAGTCTGTGGAGGAGCCCGTCTCTGCCAGATCACTCAGACTCTCCTGGCTGTTTCTCAGCCTCCGGGTTCTCACGGTCTCTTCCACTGAGCCACTCTTGCTGGACTTTGACAGCCTGGGTAGTGAGGGTGGCCGAGGCTGGTATGGGCTGAtatctctctctgcatttctaGCAGTGAGTTTAAGGGCAATGTTTTCCTTGCAAGATTTGGCATCTTCTAAGGAGGTCTTGAGTGGCGTGCTGTTACTGACAACCGAATCTCCTGTACCAGGAGCTTCAAAGGACGGGTGGAGGGGGCTGGCCTCTCCATCTTCAGTCATCCTCTCGTCATGTCTGAGCCCAGCTGTAGTCAGGTGGCTGGAACTTTATCATTGCTAACTGACATACCCCTGAACACCTAGGGCAGAAAATGATTCCGTGAAATTATGGCCTTAAAACAAGTTAGAAACGCCACCTTAACCAGAGGTAATCACTTAAACTGTTAGTGTTAAGTAACGTGAGCTGCTCTAACACGAGTAAATGGAGACAGTGATATATAGCAACAAGCGTTAATTAAGGATAGCATCGTTACCGCTAACAAGCTAGCAAGCTATTTAGTTAAATGAATAAAGCCGCGGGGGCTAATTAATGTTCGCCGTAGAGGTCTAAGTTAGCTCGAATCTAAGATTGAATTCAACGTCCTGAATTAAGCGTCGTGATTTGTGCTGACCTATCACACAGCAAACAAGTAACATTTACATATACAGTGCTGATAGTAGTTAACCCTCTAAGTTTAAGTAGCTAATAACCCTACAGTAGTTAGCAAAGCTATCAAATATAGCATAACAGTAGCGACACAGAGGCTAGCTGAGCTTTCCTTTGGAGCAAACGTTTATGAGATCAGATTATAAACAGGTAATGTTGGTGGTTTCCTTCTTCTGtagttattttactgttgtcaCGCTGAAGTAAAGTTACCTCTCcttcaatgtttttttgtttcagagtgGCTAATTTTCACGTCGATCGGTTACTTCCTTAGCAACGTTGACAACAGATTTTGTTACTAAGACAAGAGGGTcattacagagagcagagcaagTGTCACAGCGCCCCCCTCTGCTGAGAAGTCAAagttaacacaaacactcacacacttcaaATTATTGTCGTCTGTGCTTTGTACTGTCTTACGTTTGTTTTCCTTACAACACAAGCCAACACGCCTCATAATGTTACATAAATCCTAATTAAGAGTTATTACTTGGCCTGATTTACCCACGTGTTTTggttcttctgtctctctgacttaAAATACAATATGATGCTGGATGTTTTTGTTTGCGCAGTAATGGAAGAGAAACAACATTTGTgattcatcatcatgacatatAGTCCATTATGTTTACTTTAAAGATCTGATATGTGTCTGACAAACAAAATTACAGTATGTCATGTTTGCCTTGTAAATGTCAGCCACAACATTGTTATTAACAGTATAAATAATAGTATTATGATTATTGCTATTGTTATATCTTTTTACAGCTTTGTATTAAACCTTATTTATTGGCCTATTTATTGATACAATGTAAATCTAATCACTGTGTGACTACTGTGTATTCATTTCTTATATTTATTATGTTGTGTCCAATAAACTACTGTCCTTGTATTGTGAATACAACTGGGTTGCAATTCTCGTACAGTGGTGGAACGTGACAAAAGTTCAGATGGAAAAATTAGACtttttacttcagtacagtTATTGAACAGGTATGAAGCATTTGAAAAGGCTCTGAAACACCCactgtgtatttttaaaaacagaaagtaaGGCAGTATACTGCTGTCCCACTGAATAATTAGATCTGAagtaaaatgttgttttcagttgCACAGAATAAAAGGTTACAAACCTTTTTCACCTCACTTATTCCTAATATCTATTTTCTCATTAAATGTCTCATGCTGGAAGAATCCACTCAAATCCTATGGAAGACAGACATATTTCTACGTAAATCAGGATGTGACGATGAGCTGaatatcacatttaaaaaattatattatgatcattattattattattaagtgaCATCATAAAGTGACAAAAGTTTAGCCTATTTattaaacaatatatttaagGATAGTCTTTGCTCAGTCTTGTTAAGGGATGTAAGCAacgtgataaaaaaaaaatcttttatttcTGAAGACATTTTCATTCCCTTTTATTTCTATTACCCTTGCAACTAACTCACCCATCTACTgtgatttatatatatttaattataatTTCACGTATTTAAATGTCATCTCATTACTGACGTCTATAATCAAACTCAAAGTCACAGTACAGCTCAGGTTCTTTGTGCACTTGAAAGCCAGACTGCCATTTATTAGCAGAACCCTTTATGCAATGTTTCCCtctgagaaaataatcattactGTGCTTTTACATGCAGGTCTCTtatgttcatgttcatgaaACAGAGAGCATGTAAAAACTTTCCATATGCAGCACTACATGTAAAAGTCAGTGACTTTACAAAGGACGCACTTTGTGTCgggaacaaaaaaaagagctgaaaaaatGTTGCTGCTGACAAACTAGTGTATGTCACAATGAATGAACATTGTCAAGGTGTGACTTCCAATTGTTAACCCTTTGACCCTATCTGTCACCCCCCGCGCTGTACGAGAAATGGCTGCTGAAAGGATTTCTAAGCCCACCGGCCCCTGGAAATGTGAACAATCCCTCCATATTCTGTGTATTTCTATGGCATTCCTGCTGGCTCAGGGGTTTTGGACAAAAGGGCAGTCTGTGGGTCAGATATAAAAGGAAAGGGTTAAACCAGGTAGGGTACAGTTTGGTGCAAGAGCAAGAACAGCAGCAGTACCAGCAGCAGCCCACTGACCAGCAGAATGACTTCCACTGGAATGAACATGATGAGCAGGGTAAGCTCCTCTggttcttttcattttcataatgtatacatttataTTTACCAATAATAAACCAAATGACTCAaatctgcagttcccctcatgGGAAAAATGGACAACTGTATACTGTCAATTTGAATAATATGTCTGCCCCCAATGGTCAAAAagatcagttattgcaggtttaaactTTTGAACTTTGCAGTATGAGCCAAGCGTTATCACTTTTCACAGCTTAACctacaaaaataaacatgtggTGCTTTAATCTGGAGGACATGACACCTGATGTCCATGACACATGTTTACCAAAGCCTTTCCCTCTCTCGCCCTCAGATCATCTTCTACGAGGAGAGGAACTTCCAGGGTCGTTCCTATGAGTGCATGAGCGACTGCCCAGACATGTCCTCCTACCTGAGCAGGTGCCACTCCTGCAGGGTGGAGAGAGGTTGCTTCATGGTCTACGACCGCACCAACTACATGGGCAACCAGTACTTCATGAGGAGGGGCGAGTACGCCGACTACATGAGCATGATGGGCATGAGCGACTGCATCAGGTCCTGCCGTATGATCCCCATGGTGAGTTCTCACACCTGGTTAGATTTACTGTAGACAACATCTCTAGATGAAGAATACAGTTATTTCTTATCGAGCCCACGCTGAACTTGTGAAACAAGTTAAAGtcgctcctcctctgctccacagcACAGGGGATCCTACAGAATGAGGATCTACGAGAGGGAGAACTTCGGAGGTCAGATGTTTGAGCTGATGGACGACTGTGACAACATCATGGACCGTTACCGCATGTCCAACTGCATGTCCTGCAACGTGATGGAGGGCCACTGGCTGATGTACGAGCAGCCCCACTACAGAGGCAGGATGATGTACATGAGGCCCGGGGAGTACAGGAACTTCATGAGCATGGGCGGAAGCGGCATGAGGTTCATGAGCATGAGGCGCATCACCGACTCTTGCTATTAGACTCTTTTTGCACTGAATAAAGCTGTCATAACCTGAACTGTTGCTGTGTgtaagtcattttttaaatccTGAGTATCCATAGTGTtttctcacattcacacagttcaCAGCGATCAGAGCTGCTCAGACTTGAATTGTTGGCTGTTACCCAAAGGAAACTAACAGCtttattcttcttttgttttggtgttgagATTTCAAGAAGATGCTGAATTAATTCTTTTCTCACTTCAATTTTATTTACCCAAACAACACTGGGTGTAATGCAATCAACTTCATATATAACCTGTACATCATTCCATAATTGTGCATTAGAATACATTATTCAAAGCATATCTGCTTAAAGCATGTCTGTTAATTGTATAGAATTTTTTGCCGTGCAG from Chaetodon trifascialis isolate fChaTrf1 chromosome 6, fChaTrf1.hap1, whole genome shotgun sequence includes the following:
- the inpp5e gene encoding phosphatidylinositol polyphosphate 5-phosphatase type IV — protein: MTEDGEASPLHPSFEAPGTGDSVVSNSTPLKTSLEDAKSCKENIALKLTARNAERDISPYQPRPPSLPRLSKSSKSGSVEETVRTRRLRNSQESLSDLAETGSSTDSLKEDQMVPAPGGLVLSGAATIRNTKDTNVRPLSAVTTGSPVFRDRGSSLSEYERRPPSQQSEPTDHWTRSAKVRLSPVQPAGPLPALEKRFASATLRAANRIDRDCLDYAVLAREKLGERIHRNLSDSRLLENMGSDSASVNSMRSTYSVLSPIRPQDVRNRSFLEGSVLGSGALLGAEELDRHFPDRRVGIYVATWNMQGEKGLPANLDDLLLPTDSEFAQDFYIIGVQEGCPDRREWETRLQETLGPYYVMLYAASHGVLYLTVFVRRDLIWFCSEVEHATVTTRIISQIKTKGAVGIAFTFFGTSFLFITSHFTSGDAKVYERVLDYNKIVEALALPKGLPDTNPYRSTPSDVTTRFDQVFWFGDFNFRLGKDRVDVETIMNRTVGGNMGPLLEHDQLTKEMNDGSIFKGFQEAPIHFLPTYKFDIGCDIYDTTSKQRTPSYTDRILFRSRQADDIKVGKYTSCSSIKTSDHRPVIGVFQVKLRPGRDNIPLGAGQFDRGLYLEGIRRRITRELKRREAMKNQSSSTICAIS
- the LOC139332450 gene encoding gamma-crystallin M2-like isoform X2; the encoded protein is MTSTGMNMMSRIIFYEERNFQGRSYECMSDCPDMSSYLSRCHSCRVERGCFMVYDRTNYMGNQYFMRRGEYADYMSMMGMSDCIRSCRMIPMHRGSYRMRIYERENFGGQMFELMDDCDNIMDRYRMSNCMSCNVMEGHWLMYEQPHYRGRMMYMRPGEYRNFMSMGGSGMRFMSMRRITDSCY
- the LOC139332450 gene encoding gamma-crystallin M2-like isoform X1; translation: MTHVYQSLSLSRPQIIFYEERNFQGRSYECMSDCPDMSSYLSRCHSCRVERGCFMVYDRTNYMGNQYFMRRGEYADYMSMMGMSDCIRSCRMIPMHRGSYRMRIYERENFGGQMFELMDDCDNIMDRYRMSNCMSCNVMEGHWLMYEQPHYRGRMMYMRPGEYRNFMSMGGSGMRFMSMRRITDSCY